CCCAGGGCGTTGGTGAAGGCGTGGAGCATCCAGAGGGTGCCCCAGTTCTGGAGCGCCGAGTCATCACGCGCCTGGGACACGACGCGGCGGATGAGTTCGAGGGCCTGGTTGGCTTCGTCGCGGTTCATCGGTGGGCAGTCTATGCGAGCGGAGGGGCTCGCGAGGACCTTGGTGTGCCAGGTCGTGCCTGCCTGCCCCGGTCCGTCGCCCGAGGCGAGCGTTCGCTGGCGCACCAGCGCGTGGTCGGATGGTGACGGGACTGGCGCCGTGTTACCGCCAACGGGACATGGACCCTTCATCACCTTCGCTGTCGAGGTCGTTGCGTCTGCTGGTGTTCCTGTCCGCGCTCGTCGCCGCGTGCTCCGGTGAGTCCCCACCGCCCATCACGGAGGGGGACGTGCGTGGGCCCACGGAGGTGGGGGACAGGCCGGTACCCGGTGAGGCCCAGAAGGACGGCGGAGGCGTGGCCCCGGATGGCGACGGACCGGGCACGGGCGGCGCGGGTGACGCGGGGGGCGCGGACGGGCCGGACGCGGGAGGATGGGATGGGGGCGTGGAGGAGGACGCGGACCCCGTGGCGGATGGGGGGACCGCGGTCGGTGGGCCCGGGGCCGGCGACGCGGGCCCCATTCCCCTGGATGGGGGCACGGTCATCACCTCCACGCTCACGGGGACGCTGACCCGGGCGCGGTCTCCGTATCGCGTCATCGGCGATGCGCAGGGAATCGTCACCATCCCCAAGGGCCAGGTGCTGCGCGTGGAGCCGGGCGTCGTGGTCGACTTCCGGGGGCGCCCCGATGTGTCGCTGGCGGACGTGGACCCCCGCGCCCCTGGCAGCGTGATGAACCACCACAAGGGCCGCGTGGAGCTGCGCGTCTATGGCGGCATCCAGGTGCGAGGCACGGAGGCGAGCCCCATCGTCTTCACGTCGACCAACCCCTATGGCTGGTGGGGCCTCAACTTCTTCGGCGCGCAATCCGTGGGGGATGGCCACCCCGTGTTCGAGCACCTGATCTTCGAGAAGGTGCGCAAGAACGACTACAACGGCGAGAGGGATCGAACGCGGGGCGCGATGTGGGCCTACTACCCGGGCCCGGTGACCATCATCCGCTCGACGTTCCGGGACAACATGGCGGCGGCGAAGTGTGGCGCGCTGGACCTGATGTTCACCGTGGGCTCCCGCGTCGAGGGCAACCTCTTCGAGAACAACCGCACCTCGGACATCGACCGCTTCGGACAGCCGGGCTCCTTCTCGATGGCGGGAGGCGCGGCGATGTGCGTGACGCATGGCCGCGACTCGGTGGTGCGCGGCAACACCTTCCGGGGCAACGTGCTGGAGGCCTTCCGGGGCGCCGTCTACACCAGCCTCGTGCTCCGCCCCCTGCTGCAATGGCCCAATCCCCAGGGCACGTATGACCTGGGCGGCGGCGGAGCGCTGCACTACTTCCAGCCGAACAACGACCTCATCGAGAACAACCTCTTCGAGAACAACACGGTGCTGCAGGGCCCCGCCTCGGTGCTCTACCTGGAGGACCTGGGCACGCGCGCCGTCACCCTGCGCGGCAACCACTTCATCGACAACCGGGCGGGGGCGGGTGGGGTGGTGGTGTGCAACCGGGGCAGCGGCGCCGTGGAGCTGGTGCTGACGAGCGACAATGTCTTCACCCGCAACCTGGTGAATGGCGTCGCCGCACCCCGCGTGACGGGCGACTGCACCACGGGCGCCCAGTAGGCTGCCGGCCTCCGACCCCGTCTCCCCTCGCACCCGAGGACTCGAATAAAGTCCCGAGGGGGCCGTCAGAGTGCGCATCCACCCCACCGGGCCTCGAACTCCCAAGGACACACCCCATGAACTCCCTCTCCTCCTCGCTGGTCGCCGCTCTCCTCCTGGCTGGCAGCGCCCAGGCCCAGACGTCCGTTCGCGACTATGTCGAACGCTCGGCGGACCGGCAGGAACGACGTGACGACCGTCGTGACGACCATCGCGATGACCGCCGTGACGACCGTCGCGACGACCGCAACGACCGCCGCGAGATTCGCCAGGACCAGCGGGCCCTCCGCGACGACCGTCGGGACCTCGAGCAGCTGCGGTCCATCCTGGACCGGTTCGATCGGGCCTGGGCCTCGCGCAACGAGCGCGAGATGCGCGCGGTCGAGAACGCGCTCCGGCATGCGCTCCGGGCGGAGCTGCGCGAGACCAAGCGCGAGCTGTCGGATGCCCAGGCCGAGGCGCGTCGCAGCCAGCGCGAGGTCCGCGCGGACAAGTGGGAGGTCCGCAACGATGCCCGGTGGCGGGGCCGGTCGGCGTTCGCCAGGGGCCAGGAGGCCCGTGACGACCGACGCGACGCGCGCGACGACCGACGGGATGTGCGGACGGAGGCCGCGACGCTGCGCACGCGTCAGGTCATTGCTCGCGAACTGGACGACATCGACGGCATGCGTTCGGGCGGCGCGCTGCACCGCAAGCGCGACCTCATCCAGGAGTTGATCCGCGTGGCCGAGTTCGAGATCCGCCAGGGGCAGCAGGAGCTGCGCGAGGACCACCGCGAGCGCCGCGAGGATCGCCGCGACGGCTGGCGCTGAGCTCGTGGCGACCACGTGGGTCGCCGCATTCGCTCGCCGGGTGACACTTCCTGGCGAGCGCCGACGTACACCCTTCCGATTGCTCGCGGGCCAGCGTTGACTGCGGCCCGTGGGCATCGGGACCCGAAAGAACATCGGCCGGTTGCAGGAGGCGGACGGCGAGGGCCACGTGCTCCACCGCACCCTCAACGGGCTCCAGCTGACGCTGCTGGGGATCGGCGCCATCATCGGCGCGGGCATCTTCGTGGTGACGGGCACGGCGGCGGCCCAGCACGCGGGCCCCGCCATCGTCCTGTCCTTCGTGCTGGCAGGCCTGGGCTGTCTGTTCGCGGGGCTGTGCTACGCGGAGTTCGCCTCGATGATTCCGGTGGCGGGCAGCGCGTACACCTACGGCTACGCGACGCTGGGCGAGTTGGTGGCGTGGATCATCGGCTGGGACCTGATGTTGGAGTACCTCTTCGCCTCCTCGGCGGTGGCGGTGGGCTGGTCCGGCTACTTCACGTCCTTCGTGCGCGACTACCTCCACTGGCACCTGCCGGACGCGCTCACCAACGCCCCCTTCGAGACGCGGGCGGGTTCGCTCGTGCCCCAGGCCACCGGCGCGCTCGTGAACCTGCCCGCCGTGCTGCTCGTGGCGCTGCTCACCACGCTGCTGGTGGTGGGCATCCACGAGTCGGCCCGGGTCAACAACGTCATCGTCTTCCTCAAGGTCTCCATCGTCCTGCTGGTGATCGGCTTCGGGGCGTTCCACGTCGACACGTCGCACTGGCGGCCCTTCATCCCTCCGAACACGGGGCGCTTCGGTGAGTTCGGGTGGAGCGGGGTGCTGGCGGGGGCGGGCGTCATCTTCTTCGCCTACATCGGCTTCGACGCCGTCTCCACCGCCGCGCAGGAGACGCGGGACCCGAAGCGGGACCTGCCGATGGGCATCCTCGGGTCGCTGCTGGTCTGCACGGTGCTCTACGTCCTCATGGCCGGGGTGATGACGGGCCTGGCGCCGTACTCCACCTTGAACGTCCCGGAGCCCGTCTACGTGGCCATCTCCCGAGGTGGGGCGGCGCTGGCGTGGCTTCGCCCCATCGTCGGCCTGGGGGCCGTCGCGGGGCTGGCGTCCGTGGTGCTGGTGATGTTGTTGGGGCAGCCTCGTGTGTTCTTCGCCATGTCCCGGGACGGGCTGTTGCCGCCGGTGTTCGGTCGCGTCCACGGGCGCTTCCGCACGCCGTATGTCTCCACGCTCATCACCGGGGGCATCTCGATGGTGGTCGCGGGCCTGTTCCCCATCGGCTTGCTGGGGCACCTGGTCTCCATCGGCACCCTGTTCGCGTTCATCGTGGTGTGCGCCGGCATCCTGGTGCTGCGCCACACCCGGCCGGACCTGCCCCGGCCGTTCAGGACGCCCTTCGTCCCGGTGGTGCCGGTGCTGGGAATCCTCACCTGCGGCGCGCTGATGCTGGGGCTGGGGCTGGAGACGTGGCTGCGGCTCGTCATCTGGCTGGCCATCGGCCTGGTCATCTACTTCGCCTATGGCCGCAAGCACTCGAAGGCCGCGCGGGAGGAGGCGGCCTCCGCGGAGCGTGACGCCCCCAGCCCGCTCAGGCCGCCCGGAGCGTGACGGGGAGCGTCGCGGGGCCCCGGACCACCAGGGTGCGATGCCAGGACATCGGTTCGGCCCCGGGCTCGAGCCCCCCACAGCGCTCCAGCAGCGCCTCCAGCACGAGCCGCCCCTCCATCCGGGCCAGCTGCATGCCCAGACAGAAGTGGATGCCGTGTCCGAAGGGCAGGTGGTGCGTGCCGGGGCGGTGGAGGAGGAAGCGGTCCGGGTCGTGGAACACGCTCTCGTCGCGGCAGGCGGAGCCCACCAGGGCCAGCACCGGGGCGTTCTTGGGGATGCGCACGCCGCCCAGGTACAGCTCCTGGGTGGCCGTGCGCAGGAGGGCCTGGGCGGGAGGCTCGAGGCGCAGCACCTCGTCGAGGAAGGCGGGGATGAGGTCGCGCTCCGCGCGCAGGCGCCCGGGCAGCTCCGGGTGCAGGGTCAGCAGGTGGATGGCGGAGCCCAACAGGTGGACGGTGGACTCGATGCCGCCCACCAGCAGCAGGGCGGCGAAGGCGAGCAGCTCGTCCCGGGTGAGGGCCTCCCCCTGGATTCGCGCCTGGAGCAACTGGCTGAGCACGTCCTCGCCAGGGGACCGCTGCCTCGCCGCGAGCAGCTCGCCGAAATAGCCTCGCACCTCCGTCACGGCCTCGCGGGCGATGCGCTTGCGCTCGTGTTCATCCGGGCGGACGGTGGTGACTCCCCCGGTCATCAGGTCCGCCCAGCGCTTGAGGTGCTGGCGCATGGCCGGCTCGACGCCGAGCAGCTCGCCCATCACCTCCGTGGGGAGGCGCAGCGCCAGCGACGGCATGACGTCCACGGAGCGGCCCAGCGGCAGCTGCGCCACCGCGCGGTTGGCCAGCTCCCGCACCCGGGGCTCCAGCCGCGCCATGGCGGGGGCGCCGAAGACACCCTGGATGAGTCCGCGCAGGCGCCCGTGCTGGGGCGGGTCCAGGGCCAGCATGGACTCCGAGAAGGGATTGCCTCCCAGCCACTCCGGATTCGTGGCCACGCCGAAGCCGCGTGAGGAGAAGAGCTGGGGATGCTTCAGCACGAACATCACGTCTTCGTAACGAGACACGGCCCACATCCCGCCCGGGTCGACCCTGCACACCGGTGCATTGCGACGCATGTCCGCGTAGGCCGGATACGGCGTCGATTTCAGCTCGGGAGTCAGCAGGTTGTATCGGACGTGCATTGTGTCAGCCCTGGCTCGGATGAGAGACGTCGACGGGACGGCCGCGGGGCGGATTCTCGTCTGTGTTTCAGGCAAGTCCACGTCAAACGACGCTCGCGCGCGAATGTCTCTCGTTGGGGTGTCATGCCTTCGCGAATGCATGGCGGCGGACCTCCATGAGGGTGGGAGGGTCGAGCATGACGGGCGGGCGGCCGGGGGCCCATCCGACCCCTGGGCAGGAGGCCGGGGTGGCTGAACGGCGCCTGGGGCGTTAAAGACGGGGCATGTCTTCGGTCAATGGCGGTGGACAGGCTTCGGGGCTCCGGCTGGAGCGGGTGCGAGCGTCGCGGCAATTCGAGGAGGGGCGGTTCCGGAACACCGCGCCCGTGGGCCCCGGCATCCAGGGCAACCCCTTGCCGTTGCTCGGGGAGTACTTCTTCGGTGGCTCTCAGCGGACGCCGCCGGGGCCGTTGCCGGTGGTGGACCCCCGGCCGGTGTGGGCCACGCGGCCGGAGTCCGGCTTCCGGGTGACCTGGCTGGGGCACAGCACGCTGCTGCTCGAGCTGAACGGCGCGCGCGTGCTGACCGACCCCGTCTTCGGCGAGCGCGCCTCGCCCATGTCCTTCGCCGGCCCCCGGCGCTTCCACCCCACGCCGGTGGCGCTCGACGCGCTGCCGGACCTGGATGTCGTGCTGCTGTCGCACGACCACTACGACCACCTGTGCCGCTCCACCGTCGAGGCGTTGGCGAAGCGGCGGGTGCCCTTCGTCACGGCGTTGGGGGTGGGCGCGCACCTGGAGGCCTATGGCGTGGCGCCCGAGCTCATCACGGAGCTGGATTGGTGGGAGCGGGCCACGGTGGGCGGCGTCGGCTTCACCGCCACGCCCGCCCAGCACTTCTCCGGGCGCGGGGTGAAGGACCGCAACCGGACCCTGTGGGCCTCCTGGGTGCTGGAGGGCGAGCGCCATCGCCTCTTCTTCAGCGGTGACACGGGCCTCACCTCCGAATTCGAGGAGATTGGCCGCAGGCACGGCCCCTTCGACCTGGTGATGCTGGAGGTGGGCGCGTTCCACCCGAGCTGGGGTGGCATCCACCTGGGGCCTGAGAACGCGCTCAAGGCCCACGCCATGTTGGGCGGCGGACCGCTGATGCCGGTCCACTGGGGCACCTTCAACCTGGCCTTCCACGCCTGGGACGAGCCGGCGGAGACGCTCGTCCGCATGGCCTCCGAGCAGCAGGTGCGCCTGTTCACGCCGCGCCTGGGGGCGGCCACGGAGCCCTCCCACTTCGAGCGGAGCACGTCCTGGTGGCGCGAGGTCTCCGAGCGTGTCTCCGGGGCGTCGGCTCCCGGCGCGAGGCGCGATCAGACGGGGTGATAGCCCGGGGCTATCAAACCCATCGGAACGATGTGTTGGAACGCGGTATCGGCGATGCGCATCCTTGACCCATCAAGGAGCTCATCACGATGCCTCTCATCGCGCTCGCGGGTGTTGGTTCAGGTGCGTTGCATGCCTTGTCGGGACCCGACCACCTGCTCAGCCTCGCCCCGTTGTCGGTGGGACGGAAGCAGGGGGCCTGGCGGGTCGGCCTGGTGTGGGGGTTGGGTCACGGAGTGGGGACGCTCGTCGCGGCGGCGGTCCTGATGGTCGTGCTGTCGGTGGTGCACCTGGAGTGGGTGGACCAGTGGGCGGAGCGCATCGCCGGACTGGCGCTGGTGGGGATGGGGGTGTGGGGCCTGCGGCGACGACTGGGGCAGGACGGCGGCGCGGCGGGCGGCCGAGGGGTGGCGGTGGTCGGGCTGGTGCACGGCATCACCGGGGCGTCGGCGCTGCTGCTCCTGCTGCCGGTGGCGACGTCGGGGACGGGGGCGGAGCAGGCGTTCTACCTGGGTGGCTTCTCGCTCGGCAGCACCCTGGCCATGTCGGGGCTCACCGCCGCCATCGCGGCCTTCTCGAGGGGGCGCCGGATGTCCGCGGCCTTCAGCCGGCATGTGCCCCGGGTCGCCTCCTCGCTGTCCATCCTGCTCGGTGGGGCGTGGATGGCGGGCGCGGTCTTCTCCACGTCACCGACGTCGGCCTCCAGCGCGACCAGGGCCGCGTCGAGCGCGCCCGCGTCGAGGTCGCGGACGAGCACCTCGGTCTTCTCCTCGACCCAGGCCAGCGTGAGCCGGGGGAAGCGCCGCCTCAGCGCGGGCGCGACGGCCGGCAGCAGGTAGGGTGAGACGGTGGGGATGACGCCGACGCGCAGGGTGCCCGCGAGCGGGTCTCCCACGCGCCGGGACTCCTCCAGCAGGTCATCCGCCTCCAGCAGGAGTCGCCGGGCGCGCTCCACCAGCTTCTCTCCCGCCGACGTGAGCAAGACGCGCCTGCGGTCCCGCTCGAACAGCCGGACCCCCAGCGACTCCTCGAGCAGCGCGAGCTGGGCGCTCAGCGACGGCTGGGACACATGGCACCGCGCGGCGGCCTTGCGGAAGCTCAGGCTGTCCGCCACGGCGACCACGTACTGGAGCTGCCTCAAGGTGAAGGGATGGGGCGCCAGCTGCATGATGGCCGCTGACTATCACGTGACGCGCGGGCCACGAGAGCCCCCGGATGGGAACCCCGGGGCCCCGCGTCGCGTCAAGGGCGCGCGAGCCATCGCGCCGTGGTCTGTCTCACCGCCTGCCTCAGGCGCTCGTCGTCGGTGGGCGCGGGCCAGGGCTGTTCCTGCTCCTCCATCATCCAGCGCGCGTCTCCTGGTGGGGACCAGCGCTCCCTCGCGAGGATGCGCGCGAGCCGCGCGCCGCAGGTCTCGGGGGCTTCCCAGCCGCGCTTCACCAGGGACAGCAGCCATCCCAACGGGCCGGTCCTCGCCCCCAGGTCCGTGCGGACGACGCCCGGGTGCAACACCACCACGTCCAGCTCGGGGTGCGCGGCGGCGACATCCCGCATCGCCAACGCGAGACAGAGCTTGGTGTCGCAGTAGGTCCGGATGCTGGAGAAGTCCTCGCCGGTGGGCGTCCGGTCCGCGTCGAAGCGGCCCTTCACCAGGAGCCCCGCGCTCACCAGCATGATGCGCCGCAGGTGCCCGGCGTCGAGCAGGGGCTGCTGCATGGCCAGCGGCGCCAGGTGGTTGACGGCGAACGCCAGCTCCAGGCCGTCCGGAGTGAGGACGCGTCGCGAGGGCCACACGCCGGCATTGTGGACGAGCGTCGCTCCAGGCTCGGCGACCTCCACGAGCCGCCGCCCCAGCGCGCGCGCCCCTTCGAGCGTCGACAGGTCCCCGGGGACGGAGAGGGCCCGACCGCCCTTCCGCTCGACGTCCGCCACCAGCGTCGAGAGCCGGGTCTCGTCACGCGCGACGAGCACCAGCCGCCTGCCCCCAGGGCCGGCGAGGGCGAGTGCCAGCGCATGTCCGATACCCCGGGACGCTCCAGTGAGAATCAGGTCGCTCATGCCCGGGACTGTGGCACTCCTGTCGCTGAAATTGGAAGAACATTCCAATTCGGGCGCGGACGGCGTCGACCTGGGGCGGGGTGGCGCATAGGGTGGGAGGCATGGGGCCGGCACGGAAAGACGGACAGAAGCGACGCGACGCGTTGCTGGACGCGGCGTTGCGCTGCTTCGCGGAGCGGGGCGTGCTGGGCACCGGCATCGAGGAGATCCGCAAGGCGGCGGGGGCGAGCCCGTCGAGCGTCTACCACCTCTTCGATGGGCTCTCCGACCTGACGCTGGCGCTGCTGGTGCGGACCTTCGAGCGGCTCTTCGCGCACCTGACGGAGCGCGTGCTCCCGGCGAGGACCGCGGAGTCGGTGGTGCTGGCGCTGGTGGATGGGCACCTGGAGTGGATCCTCTCGCACCGCGACGAGGGCCGTTTCATGTACCAGGCCATGTCGTTGGAGCTGGGCGCGGAGTCAGCGAACGTGCTGCTCGCGCGCAAGGCGGAGCTGCTCCAGCCGATCGCCCAGCACATCGCCCCCTTCGTCGCGACGGGCGCGCTGCCACCGTGGCCCATCATCCAGCTGGATGTCGTG
The genomic region above belongs to Myxococcus stipitatus and contains:
- a CDS encoding cytochrome P450, coding for MWAVSRYEDVMFVLKHPQLFSSRGFGVATNPEWLGGNPFSESMLALDPPQHGRLRGLIQGVFGAPAMARLEPRVRELANRAVAQLPLGRSVDVMPSLALRLPTEVMGELLGVEPAMRQHLKRWADLMTGGVTTVRPDEHERKRIAREAVTEVRGYFGELLAARQRSPGEDVLSQLLQARIQGEALTRDELLAFAALLLVGGIESTVHLLGSAIHLLTLHPELPGRLRAERDLIPAFLDEVLRLEPPAQALLRTATQELYLGGVRIPKNAPVLALVGSACRDESVFHDPDRFLLHRPGTHHLPFGHGIHFCLGMQLARMEGRLVLEALLERCGGLEPGAEPMSWHRTLVVRGPATLPVTLRAA
- a CDS encoding right-handed parallel beta-helix repeat-containing protein, whose product is MRLLVFLSALVAACSGESPPPITEGDVRGPTEVGDRPVPGEAQKDGGGVAPDGDGPGTGGAGDAGGADGPDAGGWDGGVEEDADPVADGGTAVGGPGAGDAGPIPLDGGTVITSTLTGTLTRARSPYRVIGDAQGIVTIPKGQVLRVEPGVVVDFRGRPDVSLADVDPRAPGSVMNHHKGRVELRVYGGIQVRGTEASPIVFTSTNPYGWWGLNFFGAQSVGDGHPVFEHLIFEKVRKNDYNGERDRTRGAMWAYYPGPVTIIRSTFRDNMAAAKCGALDLMFTVGSRVEGNLFENNRTSDIDRFGQPGSFSMAGGAAMCVTHGRDSVVRGNTFRGNVLEAFRGAVYTSLVLRPLLQWPNPQGTYDLGGGGALHYFQPNNDLIENNLFENNTVLQGPASVLYLEDLGTRAVTLRGNHFIDNRAGAGGVVVCNRGSGAVELVLTSDNVFTRNLVNGVAAPRVTGDCTTGAQ
- a CDS encoding amino acid permease; the protein is MGIGTRKNIGRLQEADGEGHVLHRTLNGLQLTLLGIGAIIGAGIFVVTGTAAAQHAGPAIVLSFVLAGLGCLFAGLCYAEFASMIPVAGSAYTYGYATLGELVAWIIGWDLMLEYLFASSAVAVGWSGYFTSFVRDYLHWHLPDALTNAPFETRAGSLVPQATGALVNLPAVLLVALLTTLLVVGIHESARVNNVIVFLKVSIVLLVIGFGAFHVDTSHWRPFIPPNTGRFGEFGWSGVLAGAGVIFFAYIGFDAVSTAAQETRDPKRDLPMGILGSLLVCTVLYVLMAGVMTGLAPYSTLNVPEPVYVAISRGGAALAWLRPIVGLGAVAGLASVVLVMLLGQPRVFFAMSRDGLLPPVFGRVHGRFRTPYVSTLITGGISMVVAGLFPIGLLGHLVSIGTLFAFIVVCAGILVLRHTRPDLPRPFRTPFVPVVPVLGILTCGALMLGLGLETWLRLVIWLAIGLVIYFAYGRKHSKAAREEAASAERDAPSPLRPPGA
- a CDS encoding LysR family transcriptional regulator gives rise to the protein MQLAPHPFTLRQLQYVVAVADSLSFRKAAARCHVSQPSLSAQLALLEESLGVRLFERDRRRVLLTSAGEKLVERARRLLLEADDLLEESRRVGDPLAGTLRVGVIPTVSPYLLPAVAPALRRRFPRLTLAWVEEKTEVLVRDLDAGALDAALVALEADVGDVEKTAPAIHAPPSRMDSEEATRGTCRLKAADIRRPLEKAAMAAVSPDMARVLPSEKPPR
- a CDS encoding TetR/AcrR family transcriptional regulator, yielding MGPARKDGQKRRDALLDAALRCFAERGVLGTGIEEIRKAAGASPSSVYHLFDGLSDLTLALLVRTFERLFAHLTERVLPARTAESVVLALVDGHLEWILSHRDEGRFMYQAMSLELGAESANVLLARKAELLQPIAQHIAPFVATGALPPWPIIQLDVVLLGPSHEACRRFLGGAALEPSWMREQLPRLAWRSIRPRGR
- a CDS encoding MBL fold metallo-hydrolase yields the protein MSSVNGGGQASGLRLERVRASRQFEEGRFRNTAPVGPGIQGNPLPLLGEYFFGGSQRTPPGPLPVVDPRPVWATRPESGFRVTWLGHSTLLLELNGARVLTDPVFGERASPMSFAGPRRFHPTPVALDALPDLDVVLLSHDHYDHLCRSTVEALAKRRVPFVTALGVGAHLEAYGVAPELITELDWWERATVGGVGFTATPAQHFSGRGVKDRNRTLWASWVLEGERHRLFFSGDTGLTSEFEEIGRRHGPFDLVMLEVGAFHPSWGGIHLGPENALKAHAMLGGGPLMPVHWGTFNLAFHAWDEPAETLVRMASEQQVRLFTPRLGAATEPSHFERSTSWWREVSERVSGASAPGARRDQTG
- a CDS encoding SDR family NAD(P)-dependent oxidoreductase — its product is MSDLILTGASRGIGHALALALAGPGGRRLVLVARDETRLSTLVADVERKGGRALSVPGDLSTLEGARALGRRLVEVAEPGATLVHNAGVWPSRRVLTPDGLELAFAVNHLAPLAMQQPLLDAGHLRRIMLVSAGLLVKGRFDADRTPTGEDFSSIRTYCDTKLCLALAMRDVAAAHPELDVVVLHPGVVRTDLGARTGPLGWLLSLVKRGWEAPETCGARLARILARERWSPPGDARWMMEEQEQPWPAPTDDERLRQAVRQTTARWLARP